The genomic interval TGCATTTGTAAGCTGCGCAGACAGTCTGACCATACATTGGCAATACACTCATGGGTCCAGACTGGACCACCGCCCCACTTACATGTTAGGAGATGGTATCCACAACTGTCCAGAAAAgaaccacagtcacactgacgaATACAGCCATCGAAGGGCATGGCTAACCCCAATCTCAAGCAAGCCGCCAAACGAAAATCGCGGGAAACTAGTGCGAGCTTATTTGAGGTGGGCATAGCATTCAGCCAGGCTCCAGCGCCCTTGCCTTGAATCGATCTTAGCCTAGCTGCATCTCGCTGGGAAGGGGCCTTCTCGATCATTGCTGACATCTTTTCTTTAGCGTGTTGCCGTGTCAGCCTCTGTTGTAGTTTAGTTGGAACTTGAATCATTTCAGTAATATCTGTCCCATCACTGCCAGCCTGCATCAGCGAAAATGCTATCGATTCCTCGACACCATTTGAGTTGACTAGAAGATCAAGTGCGGATTTGAGGTCTGGATAACGAATAGGCAGATGAACCAGAGTGTGAACCCAGGacgaaagaaaagcaaatcgaGAAGTGCTGAGGCATGGTGACATGCTGAAACCACCAAACCTGACCGGCAGTGTAGCTTGCATCCAGGAAGAGTCAGTGAGGTGACTATATCCCAATAAGTGAGTGAAGGTCTCACGAGAAATCTTatcatgtctatctgtctgtctgtcaatcaaatatattttcaaacatgaactagcATACAATAGCAACAACTGCTAATTACTTGTGTCTATGAAATGTTCCTAAAGTAACTACATACTATACATAAAGGGACATGGACATAGATGTCTCTGTCTAAATCTAGTTGGTTTGACTGCAACAGCAACTTCTGTCAGCAGTAAGAAAGGTGGGTAGGCGGAGACCATGGGAGGGTGAATGAGAACATCAAACAGCATATGTAAGAAACGACGACATGATAACTGATAATCCAGAGAGGGCACATACTCTAGAGAGCAGTGTGAGTAGACGGAGCTAAAGAATGGGCTGATGGACGAGAACATGgaacaacaaacataacaaacaatGGCACAATGACTGACAATCCAGAGAGAGAGCGTAGAAGCTCCGTGAGCAGGCttggctgcctgtctgtctgtctgtctcaatacatatattttccatctgtctgtctgtctgtctgtaacatgtCTATCcattttcacacacacacacacacacacacacacacacacacacacacacgtgcacgcatgcacacacacacacacacatgcacgcacacgcacacacacacacacacacacacacacacacacacacacacacacacacacacacacacacacacacacacacacacacacctgggcCAGCTTGCTGCCCATGTTTCCTTGAGCTCCAAAAGACCGATCCCACTGACCAATCagctacaacaaacatacatacgaCGAATCACACAGTCGGTAATTCCTCACAGATACGAACAAACTGACAGTGTTTGTGACCATCAGAGGTAAGTAGTCGGGATGTATCCATCCAACACCCTGTCACAAGCGACACTACATTGATCAGTAATACTACAATTTAGAGTCGATATGTAACCTCAACAGCAACGGCTATGTGAGCCAATGGAATGTCGTCATCTCGTACACGAATctacagcaaacaagcaaccAATGGATGCAATATGCTCAatagaaaacacacacacacacacacacacacacacacacacacacacacacacacacacacacacacacacacacacacacacacacacacacacacacacacacacacacacacacacacacacacacacacacacacacacacacacacacaaaccactaAATGCTGACAGACCAGATAGACAACACGTGACCAACCTCACTGCCTGTGAATTTTGCTGTGTCTGGTCTAATGACGCCAGGTGACGAACTTAAGCTGCTGAACTCTTTTTCCGCAAGTTTCACGAGTTCATCATGATTTACACCTATAAAACTCAATGAGTTGTTTTACATTCTCCAGCACTCAATGATATGAGTAAgagcattaattaagtctgtTTCAAAAATCAACCTCTGATATAAAGACAAACTtagatacaaacacacaacatgcacacacgtgcacacacacacacacacacacacacacacacacacacacacacacacacacacacacacacacacacacacacacacacacacacacacacacacacacacacacacacacacacacacacacacacacacacacacacacacacacacacacacacacacacacacacacacacacacacacacacacacacacacacacacacacacacacacacacacacacacacacacacacacacacacacacacacacacacacacacacacacacacacacacacacacacacacacacacacacacacacacacacacacacacacacacacacacacacacacacacacacacacacacacacacacacacacacacacacacacacacacacacacacacacacacacacacacacacacacacacacacacacacacacacacacacacacacacacacacacacacacacacacacacacacacacacacacacacatgtgcacgcacactcatgcatgcacacaggcaggaatacagacagacagacaaactaacaccCATCCACCAcccactcatgcacacacagcacacacactaacaaacactATTTTCGTCTGACACTACTTGGCTACACGACAGCACTATGCATACATTATTATATTTCAGCTTTTCTGCTATGGTTTCTCCAACCAATTACAAATATTGAATAACATTCCATTAAAGACTACAAGAACAGACGTACTGAGATCTGTCACTAGCATTACTTTCAGCGCCCAGTCATCACAATGCAAACTCTTACCTCCAGCAGCTGACAGCACCATTCTCGGCGCATGGTAATGTTGCTTGATATAGTCAACAAGGTTCTGACGATTTATAGTTCTACGCAGtttgaacacaacaacatcattcaTCAAAATGCAACATATAACACATTCTAACACAACATGGTTACTGTACAGTGTTCTCCCTAGAAATCTTAAAAGACAGAACGAGACACTCCGTAAAGTGGCCGTTTGCCTAATGCCACGCCCACTGTTGcatttcattttctttcaacaatgtTTCCAAAGGTGTTCTTAACTTCAACGACTTTGTTCGCAAACAAAGACTGAATAGTTCCCTGCGACGTCAACATGATTCACGTGCACTTAACTggcatgtatgtacagtacttgCATGTGAACATCAGGAGTGAAAGCATGATAAGTGGCTGCAAGTGTGAATGTGTACAGTGTTTGCTGCCACCCTCAGTCTTACTCTCAGCACTGTCAGGTCTTGGTTTCTGGATGATCTAAACAACCCAAATGCAAAGCTTATACTGGCTTTACACTAGACAATTTGACTCAAGCCAATTTTGGTCCGTCCTAATTTGGCATGATTGGTGGGGTGTTTAGACTATCCGGGCTACTGGGCGTAGTGGTTTGGCATGCTTTGCGCAAGCGCATGAAGAAGACGTTATTGCTTTTGCTTCTAATCTTATTTCATCGATTCCGGCGCAAAACCTTCTAAAAGATTTATTGACATGTTCATCAAAGTCTTCAAGGTTGCGAATAAAAGGACGAGAAATACGGGAATACACAGAGGGAAATATACTATATGTATTGTTGCCCAGTAACACGAAAATATGTAACACGTGGTTAAGTTTAGCTCGAGCCTGCCTCTATGGTTTAGCTCGAACTAATTTAGCACGGGCTAAATGCACTTAGCTCAAGCCAACATCGTTTACACGGGCCAGTTTGGCTCGAGTCCAAATCGTCTAGTGTAAAGCCGGTACTAGTTGCTTAGAATAAGGAAGAAGGGGCCACtctgccaaaagatcctggggaGTAACACTGATTATGCTGTTATTATAATCCATGACTATGACAAAATATCCAACATCAGACTAAAGAGGCCTCACTCAAATGGAAACTGATAATTTATGAGACAAAAGTGTAGCTTTAGACAGAGTCatgtaattaacttaagcaCATAGAATAGTGCTGTGCTGTAATTTAGTTTATCTTGTTAGGCGACTAACAcatgctctctctctccctctctctctccctctctctctccctctccctctccctctccctcccccccctctctctctctctctctctctctctctctcacacacacacacacacacacacacacacacacacacacacacacacacacacagtgacacctAACATACAACTAACTGACTGACTGCTATAAATCCCATATACAAGTCTTGCTGTCTCTATTCATCTGCCCCTACCCCTACTCGCAAAACAGAACATTCATAAACCTGATATTCTGGCTTGGTCCAAGTATTGTCCAACTAAGTGGTGTGCCTTGAAATGCAGTTGTGTGCAGATGGTCAAACACGACCTCCTCCATTTGAGTGTCCACTTCCTTAGATACACAATTCAATAAGATAGAAATAATGTCTCAACTCAGGCGACTACTGAAGTCTACCTGCATTTCCCGAAGAATAACTCCTCGTTCTCGTTCGATTTCGGCATCACCAAATGTTGAGTTTTGAAGAATAtcagccaaaatgttcaatgctgaacaaacaaaagagtgtacacacacacacacacacacacacacacacacacacacacacacacacacacacacacacacacacacacacacacacacacacacacacacacacacacacacacacacacacacacacacacacacacacacacacacacacacacacacacacacacacacacacacacacacacacacacacacacacacctcgaGGCAAATCCTTGCTGAAACACTTGGCATAATAGACAGTCATCTCTCGTGATGTGTAGGCATTCAGATGAGCACCCATGTTCTCGACCTCCAGCTCAAGATCGCGCTGTGTTCTATTAGCTGTGCCTTTAAAAGCCATGTGTTCAAGAAAGTGAGCTACAccgtttgtctcttcagtttcaAATCGTGTTCCAGCATCAATCCACAACCCTACCTGTCATATACAATGACACCAAAATTAAAAATCATAAACAAAttgtcaaacagacaaacatacaaacacacacacgcgcacacacgcacgcacacacgcacgcacgcacacacacacacacacactcacacacacacacacacacacacacacacacacacacacacacacacacacacacacacacacacacacacaaacaaacaagcagacaaacagatagacaaatttgATACAAAATATCGGGCACAAAACACATCGTTGACCATATAACATGGCCAGACGACCAGCACAGAACTCACAGTTGCAGTTGGAATTCCGCTGTCCTCAGTAGCAACCCTCATGCCGTTGTTCAGAACTGTAACTTTGGTCTCGGGCACATTAAGCAACGACTAAACACCCAAATCACTCAAAACCATTCATAACCGCTCAGTTACTCCAAACCTGTTTGAAAGAAAAAGCCGGAGATGCTGCACCTCGAATGGGGACCACCTATAAATTATTCCGTTATATCATTTAAAATCTCCTACATGATACATCGTCAAACCAGTTGTCTTGTTGAAGAGAGAAAACGAGATAAAGATCGTAGACGACACGCCATTTTAGCTcagtgtgtgggtgtggtacCAGTCAGAGTGCGCGTGCGCGTTGAAGCTTCAGTAGctcgtgtgtctgtgtgtgatcTGCAAACGTCAATATGTTTATGACAAGATCAGAATACGATCGGTTTGTTGAATATTGTGGGTGtatgaaatgtttgttttgttacgTGTGGTTTTGATCTAGAGGAGTGAATACCTACTCTCCAGAGGGACGTCTCTTTCAAGTAGAGTACGCCATCGAAGCTATCAAGGTTTATGTTTAGTGTTCTAAACGTTTGTATCTTTGCCTGCATGTACTCTTTCCCTACCGtttatttttgtctatttgtctagctgtctgtctgtttgtctgtctgtaaatatgtatgtttgtctgtctgtctgtctgtctgtaaatatgtatgtttgtctgtctgtaaatatgtatgtttgtctgtctgtctgtttgtctgtaaatatgtatgtttgtctgtttgtctgtctgtaaatatgtatgtttgtctgtctgtctgtctgtaaatatgtatgtttgtctgtctgtctgtctgtctgtctgtaaatatgtatgttgtctgtgtgtctgtttgtctgtctgtaaatatctctgtttgtctgtctgtaaatatgtatgtttgtctgtctgtaaatatgtatgtttgtctgtctgtctgtttgtctgtaaatatgtatgtttgtctgtttgtctgtctgtaaatatgtatgtttgtctgtctgtctgtctgtaaatatgtatgtttgtctgtctgtctgtctgtctgtaaatatgtatgttgtctgtgtgtctgtttgtctgtctgtaaatatgtatgtttgtctgtgtgtctgtctgtaaatatgtacgtttgtctgtctgtaaaataggtatgtttgtctgtttgtaaattatgtttgtctgtctgtctctgtctgcctgtctgtcacatgTATTTTAAAACATGAACTGGGATACACTGCAATAACCGCTAATTATTTGTGCCcatggtctgtttgtctgtctgtctgtctgtctgtgttgtttgtctgtgtgtctgcccgcccacctgcctgtctgtttttgtcaatCTCTATTCGGGATACAAATAGATTTTGTtggtttgcctgtctatctgtttgctcTGTGCatatatctgtctgcctgtattcTCTTTGTGTCAATTTGATATCCTTAAGCAGGGGTGCCCATCTGGTGCTATGGCGCTGCGCCAAGCCAAATTTTGCAGCACCAGAGCAGCGACAAGATTGTAGTAATGCTATGGCATGCCCTTGACCGATTATCATGCTCAGTCTATAGGTATAGGTGATATTTGTCAAAGTGAAGAAAGATTGACTCCTACTGGCCAAGCAAAAGTAGGTCTGCTGGTCTTGAGATGCAGACAGCGGTTGTCACACATACTTTACATACGTTACCAGTCATACCTACTACATACTTTACCAGTATGCTTGGGAGTATGCCATTGAGTAAAGTATGTGCAGCGCCAAGTACGTTTTGGCACTGAAAATGCAGTaacaacaatttcaaactTGGGCACCTGCTTAAAGTTAAGTCAGTGTGTTGGTCCCTTCCTTAGTTTCTGTTTCTCTATCTCTGTTCGTCTCATAACAACATCTACTATAACCATAATTGTTCCTGTTTAGTTGGGTTCAACTGCTGTTGGAATTCAGACATCAGAGGGTGTTGTTCTAGCTGTGGAAAAGCGACTAACGTCTTCTCTAATGGAACCGTCTGGACTCGAGAAAATCGTAGAGATTGACAGCCACGTTGGTTGTGCAGTCAGCGGACTAATTGCTGATGCAAGAACCATGATAGACAGAGCCAGAGTCGAAGCACAGGTTCAAACACTACTAGAAATGCAATCATCGTGGGGTCACTATAGTGGGGGCGGTATTACCTGTCAAAGTGGGTGTTGTGATGGAGAGTGTACATTGGTAGTGACTGTTGTTAGAAAGCCTTTTTTGCAACTACCATTTCAGACATAGATTGTGCAGTAGCACTGCTGACTAACGAGTTACACTTTGTATGCTGTTTGGGCAACTGGACATACATCAAAATGTATAGGCCGACACAATGAAGGGGAATGAAAGCTAGACGTTATGCATTTTATTGAGTTGTATGTATGATGTACGTATACATGTGTGTTTTACCATGTTTTGTGCTGGTTGAATGACTGTTGcttgttctgtctgtccgtctgtctttgtctgtatgtctgtttatctgtctgtctgtctgtctgtttgtctctgtctgtctgtttgtctctgtctgtttaatctgtctctctgtatgtctgtttatctgcctgtctgtctgtctgtctatctgtctgtgtgtctctttgtctctgtctgttactctgtctctctgtttatctgcctgtctctatttatctgtctgttagtctatTGGTCTCTCTgtgcatatgtatgtatctcaCTTCTAGAATTATTGGGACAACGTACATTAGAGGCAAGTTTGTTAGGTAATGCGACAGCTTGTAGTGAGGTGCAGCATCTCTTTCTTAATTCTCTACCTACATTACAAATTAATGTAACCATATGCTTGTATGTAAAAATCGAGTAACATTTGAAATAACTGATTGGAAATTGATCGGAATTCGTGACGATTTAGAATCACTGGTTTACTTACAACGAGCCCATGTCTGTTGAAAGTATCGCTCAGGCGATTGGCAACTTGGCGATGCAGTTTGGAGACACTGATGCTGATGAAGGAGCAATGAGTCGTCCATTCGGTGTCGCACTGCTCTTCGCAGGAATAGACGATAAAGGCCCACGACTGTATGGAATATACAAACCCTTCGTTTACTTCAGtcatcattatttattattttacaGGTTCAGTATTGACCCTTCGGGCACGTTCACTCAGTATGATGCCAAAGCAATAGGTTAGTTTCTTCGTTTTTGTTGAGTATCCATTTGCAGTCATCCCAGCAACATTagagttaatattaatagttaactaattaattaattagtgacagtCGACATTGCTAGCATTGATGCACCATCTCCAGCATAAAATATCAATAGTAACTCATGGATCTGATTGGAATAGTGACCCGTGTTTGAATGGTAATGCATGCCTTGTCAGAGACTGGTGTGACACTTTGCATGCACACTTTAGTTTAACACGTGGCAGGAGCAACATGGCAGAGCAATGACCCTGAAGAGAAGCATATGTTTttatgatagacagacagacagacagacagacagacaaacagcagcatTGACTGCATATGAAATGCTTAGGATCAGGATCTGAAGGTGCCCAATCAACATTAGAAGAAGTCTACGACAAGGTATCAACATAATATACCAACATACCACTATCATGCACCATAAAATACTTTTCAGAGCATGACACTGGAAGACGCCtgcaaacagtcactctccATCCTCAAGCAAGTCATGGAAGAGAAACTGAGTGCCACAAACGTCGAGGTATGCCTTCAACCAATCTTTGacaataaaattttatttattaaataataattaattataaaataataattattgacaataaaaataattaccAATCGTTGATggtaaaattttatttattaataattaattacaaaataataattattaatgatAAAATAATTACCCAATCTTTCACAATAATAATAAGATAACATATTACATGTGTATCTACAGATGGCGACCGTGACATCTGAGAAGAAATACCACCTTTTCACTCGTGAAGAATTAGCAGACATTATCAAGAAACTCTGATTTTAGCTTACAGCTGACTGCTATCTCATTTTAATTCATTACAAATAAAAATCTAATCTCTCGGTTGAGTGTACTCCCAGTTCTATAGACTCTTCTAACAGCCATTTGTTTGAGTGTTCTATGCTGTACTACTGCATATGCGTATTTTTAACTGAAACAACACCGTCGTTTTTTCTCTACCGTCGGCTCGTCCTCGTTCTCAGCATCACCCAAATCAAGATAGCTACCTGTTTCGACGGCCATCGACATTTCAAAGTCTGTTTCATTGGACAAGATAGCCTTGATGAGATATCTGCAGTAGGATATAAATACGCATGATATTGGCCATGTAATGAAGCAAGTCTTAACATATTTCCTCGAATAGTAACCCATtgatctgatcagtttgaaaaaatagtaacccatgcctTGGCAGAGACTGCGacattacgcatgcgcatttttAGTATTTCGAATTTACTATAGTCTGGCACAAGAGACACCCTCCAGACAGAGATGAAGACAATGATCATGACGATGAGGACATTATAGTTTTTGATAATGAGGACACTGAGGAAACTACCGGTAACTAAACAGGGGTCACCATAACTTGCATGCGTCAAGAGTGTGTTCCTCTAGGGCTTGAATATGATGCCTCTACTTCAACTTGAATCGTAAGAGCAGACATTGAAAAAATAGTACAATTGGTAATCCTGCTTAAATAGCTTAAATAGTAACCTGTGGTtctaatcagtttgaaaaGTAGTAGTAAACCACAGGTTACAATTCAAGGAATGCAGTAATCGTACCTACCTCATGGATTCCGATATGTTTACGTTGTTCTTCACAGACACCTCTGTCCAGCAAAGAAAATCATGCTCTTGGCTAAGACGTTGTATCTCTTcatatgatattgctctgtTAACTAAATCAGTCTGAACAATTACAGAAAGAATTCAAGTCAAAAAGCACACTctcttccaatacaatactcgTTCAAGTTTTTGTACCTTATTTGCTAGTAGAATGCATGGTATGGGGTCACCGTCATGTGAGGATACCTTGCTGTCTAAGTCCCGTTTCCACTTGACGACGTTGTGgaatgactgtctgtctgtgatgTCAAACATTAGCACACAGCCAGCAGAGTTTTTGTAGTAAACACGAGTCATAGATGTAAATCGCTCTTGCCCTGCACAGAGAAGAACATCTTAAaattaatacacaaacaagcacatagGCTGAGGTTTAGGGGAGGGGGTTGGATAAACCGCCCACTTAGCTGTGAAGATCTGCTTTAGATCCAAGGTCTAACACTAGAATAATTTCCAAAACCTATATGAAtgcattaaatttttaaaaatcacgtgactggttTGTGACATCACTGGTCCATTTTAATGACACACCGCCCACTCTAAACATAGCTATGGCCATGACAAGTACATATGAAGTCGGCAATTAATCTTAGAGAGTCGTTTTCTAATCTACTGCAGTCTCAACTCAATTGTGTTGCTGTTAGATTTTTCCTTTTTGTTTCATATCTCGTAGTCAGCCAGCCATCTCTGTCTGATGGTGTTTGCCTTACTATTTGCCTGCCCATTACGAAAAGGAAAGAACTCAACAATACTCTGACTTACTAAACAAATGCTATAAAACGACCAgaaatacttaattaacatcaaaATTTACATTTATGAATAATTTTACAAATTTACCAAATTTATCAAAAAATTGTTTCCTGTCATGCAACATGATTATAGTGTGCTGTGTACGGACAGACAGCACATATAGTGATCAACgcataaataaaaattttgacaaacaggtaaacacaTGCTTGCGCAGACAAACGCAATTAATTTTGCCTCTTCAAGGACAAATAGCACTCGCGCACTCTCATACAAACTTCACaactaaacaattaattaattaattaatcatgttcATTGTTTTCCAACCTGCGATGTCCCACAGTTGCAAGCGTACCGTCTCCGCGTCAGTCCACTGAATAACTTTCAACGCAAACGCAACTAGAAACGTAACATTAGAATGGAAACAACAAGCGTGTGTATGACGCAGTCAGAGTCTAGCTCCCAACCTCCAAACGTTTGTTTCGTGATTCCTCGGTAGTGGCCGCTAACGTACTGATTGACGAACGCTGTTTTGCCTACGCCGCTGTCGCCAATAACTAGAACCTTAAACATCCGTTCCATGTGTATCAGACGTCACGCGACAGGGAGACGGGTACGTACGTGTgtcagtacactgtacaatgAAGATCTCGTACCCGGATGTGGCGTTGTCGTTAATTCATTAGCGTCAATAGAATGTACGTACTGTGTAGCTACTTATCATATGCGCAGGTCTGTACAGTAGACTGTAGCTATCGTCTCGAAAATAGTACGAATAAATTACTATGTTACAAAAACCAATACTTACTGActgtgagtggtgtgtgtgtgtgtggtgtgtgtgtgtgtgtgtgtgtgtgtgtgtgtgtgtgtgtgtgtgtgtgtgtgtgcgtgtgtacgatACCTTTAAAActagaacacacaaacacaacaaacacatatgcacatggacacacacacacacacacacacacacacacacacacacacacacacacatgcacgcacgcgcgcgcgcgcacacacacacacacacacacacacacacacacacacacacacacacacacacacacacacacacacacacacacacacacacacacacacacacacacacacacacacacacacacacacacacacacacacacacacacacacacacacctttccAAATTcatgtaatataatattattactacatgttgcaaattaattaagctattgttaaaaacaaaccaaatcgacaacaacaattgcatCAAAAGTAGAACAATGAAAACTAGAAATCTGAAGAATCTGTGCAACATAATAATGCCATTTCATATCGACAAGCTTAAGCCTTCAATGTTAGCCTACACACAGCATCCTTGCAATGAAGTTTGACCGTTTGACTTTGTCTTttttttctcttgtttcaaTTCAAGCAACGACCCATCACATTCGTTATCACTTCTCTCTTCCACATCATTACCCACATCTTCAGCAATAAGAATATCAACCAAACGGCTAAAACACACCAATTACATTATCCAATTGAAAA from Corticium candelabrum chromosome 22, ooCorCand1.1, whole genome shotgun sequence carries:
- the LOC134197734 gene encoding mitochondrial-processing peptidase subunit beta-like, translated to MACRLRSLSRFLSSTRQLVVPIRGAASPAFSFKQSLLNVPETKVTVLNNGMRVATEDSGIPTATVGLWIDAGTRFETEETNGVAHFLEHMAFKGTANRTQRDLELEVENMGAHLNAYTSREMTVYYAKCFSKDLPRALNILADILQNSTFGDAEIERERGVILREMQEVDTQMEEVVFDHLHTTAFQGTPLSWTILGPSQNIRTINRQNLVDYIKQHYHAPRMVLSAAGGVNHDELVKLAEKEFSSLSSSPGVIRPDTAKFTGSEIRVRDDDIPLAHIAVAVEGVGWIHPDYLPLMVTNTLIGQWDRSFGAQGNMGSKLAQDAMSGNLCHSFMSFNTCYTDTGLWGIYLVTDPLSIDDLIYCVQREWLRICNNVSDTEVARARNLLKSQLLVQLDGSTPVCEDIGRQMLTYGRRIPLPELDMRLDQIDAKVIRDVATRYIYNQCPAVVGVGPVEQLPDYTRLRSGMYQWRV
- the LOC134197736 gene encoding proteasome subunit alpha type-5-like — its product is MFMTRSEYDRGVNTYSPEGRLFQVEYAIEAIKLGSTAVGIQTSEGVVLAVEKRLTSSLMEPSGLEKIVEIDSHVGCAVSGLIADARTMIDRARVEAQNHWFTYNEPMSVESIAQAIGNLAMQFGDTDADEGAMSRPFGVALLFAGIDDKGPRLFSIDPSGTFTQYDAKAIGSGSEGAQSTLEEVYDKSMTLEDACKQSLSILKQVMEEKLSATNVEMATVTSEKKYHLFTREELADIIKKL
- the LOC134197740 gene encoding ras-related protein Rab-7L1-like, yielding MERMFKVLVIGDSGVGKTAFVNQYVSGHYRGITKQTFGVAFALKVIQWTDAETVRLQLWDIAGQERFTSMTRVYYKNSAGCVLMFDITDRQSFHNVVKWKRDLDSKVSSHDGDPIPCILLANKTDLVNRAISYEEIQRLSQEHDFLCWTEVSVKNNVNISESMRYLIKAILSNETDFEMSMAVETGSYLDLGDAENEDEPTVEKKRRCCFS